Proteins from a single region of Thermofilaceae archaeon:
- a CDS encoding THUMP domain-containing protein produces the protein MLEEGVSKLLITTVPGLEDLLLAELKPLPGSGIIRRGKIIYTLAKPMKGGELGRFISRLTLAEKVYAVLVEGYASSLEEIKQLLSTPTDLISGMADHPLSFAVEAAREGVHPFTSLDISRVVGSAIQGKYPRLRVSLDDPDLLLYAELVGKEFRLAIDLTPFTSLRDRGYRVYVHPSSLNPIVARAMCRLANLKDGETLVDPLCGGGTIVIEGLLDAPRVHGLGFDINPVHVRGAITNATSAGVLADFWVADVRYLNNLLRQGVDVVATNPPYGIREKAVGGLKRLYFSLIEGGRQVLNEGGRLVILSPLKQLVERAAREQRWRPSSVRKIDLGGLTSFIFLFRK, from the coding sequence ATGCTCGAAGAGGGCGTCTCAAAGCTGCTTATCACAACGGTACCCGGTCTCGAGGACCTACTCTTAGCTGAGCTTAAACCTCTTCCTGGCAGTGGGATAATCAGGCGTGGAAAGATCATTTACACGCTGGCTAAGCCGATGAAGGGCGGCGAGCTGGGACGCTTTATCTCGCGGCTCACCTTGGCTGAAAAGGTCTACGCTGTTCTAGTGGAGGGCTACGCTTCAAGCCTGGAGGAGATTAAGCAGCTCCTCTCCACGCCGACGGATCTCATCAGCGGGATGGCGGATCATCCGCTATCTTTCGCAGTCGAAGCCGCGAGAGAAGGGGTCCACCCCTTCACGTCGCTCGATATTTCCAGAGTTGTCGGTTCAGCTATTCAAGGGAAATACCCGCGACTCAGGGTTTCATTAGACGATCCCGACCTACTTCTTTACGCTGAGCTTGTGGGTAAAGAGTTTAGGCTCGCGATAGATCTAACACCCTTTACCAGTCTGAGAGATAGAGGCTACAGGGTCTACGTCCATCCCTCGTCTCTTAACCCGATTGTTGCACGAGCCATGTGCCGACTCGCTAACCTGAAAGATGGTGAAACGCTAGTTGATCCATTATGCGGCGGAGGAACGATTGTCATCGAAGGGCTGTTAGACGCCCCCCGCGTACATGGGTTGGGATTTGACATTAACCCTGTTCACGTGAGAGGTGCCATTACGAACGCTACCTCCGCCGGCGTGTTAGCAGACTTCTGGGTAGCTGACGTCAGGTACTTGAACAATCTGCTGAGACAGGGGGTGGACGTTGTCGCCACTAACCCACCCTACGGGATTCGTGAAAAGGCCGTAGGCGGTTTAAAACGGCTTTACTTTTCGCTAATTGAGGGAGGGCGCCAAGTGCTTAACGAAGGGGGTAGACTGGTAATTCTCAGCCCCCTCAAGCAGCTCGTAGAGCGAGCAGCACGCGAGCAGAGATGGAGGCCTTCGTCCGTGAGGAAGATCGATTTAGGGGGGCTTACAAGCTTCATTTTCCTCTTCAGGAAGTAA
- a CDS encoding DHH family phosphoesterase: protein MLIVTHVNADPDALASSILLNHLLKEMGFRDVDLAFPEGPSKLSRKIMDALNIRLKYVRKPGRRAYSAAAVVDATNGVQLSVFRPLVEQSALLLVIDHHVPPGELATRASFSLVREEPATTVLVYQAVEGLSVPLTGGLSTLALTGILFDSRRFIRATPETMRTVARLLELGGDYNLALSLLEEESPYAERVAKLKGALRSHVLNVGGFLVAVSEIGSYEASLARALISLGADLALVASARNGECRLSIRASRSFLEKTGISASRDLALAVARELGGEGGGHDAAGNYKGPCSTSEALRVTLTALASKLGVKPKALK from the coding sequence GTGCTTATAGTAACGCACGTGAACGCAGATCCGGATGCTCTCGCCTCCTCCATCCTGCTGAACCACCTTTTGAAGGAGATGGGTTTCAGGGACGTAGATCTAGCCTTCCCCGAAGGCCCTAGCAAACTTTCACGCAAAATTATGGATGCTCTCAACATCCGATTGAAGTACGTGCGCAAACCAGGGCGCAGGGCATATTCCGCAGCTGCCGTCGTAGACGCGACTAACGGTGTTCAGCTATCAGTCTTCCGCCCACTAGTTGAGCAGTCCGCTCTCCTGCTGGTGATTGATCATCATGTTCCACCCGGCGAATTAGCTACAAGAGCCAGCTTCTCGCTGGTTCGCGAAGAACCTGCAACTACCGTTCTAGTCTACCAGGCAGTGGAGGGTCTATCGGTCCCGCTAACAGGGGGGCTTTCGACTTTAGCCTTGACAGGTATTCTCTTCGACAGCAGGCGATTCATCAGGGCTACACCGGAAACTATGCGCACAGTTGCCCGCCTACTCGAGCTTGGTGGCGACTACAATCTCGCCCTTTCCCTGCTGGAGGAGGAGTCACCCTACGCCGAGCGAGTGGCCAAGCTGAAGGGGGCGCTACGAAGCCATGTGCTAAACGTAGGGGGTTTCCTCGTAGCAGTGAGCGAAATAGGTTCTTACGAGGCCTCGCTCGCAAGAGCGCTGATATCCCTTGGTGCTGACCTGGCTCTCGTGGCTTCGGCGAGAAACGGTGAATGCCGATTGAGCATCAGAGCTTCTAGGAGCTTCCTCGAAAAGACGGGGATTTCCGCGAGCAGAGACCTAGCGTTAGCCGTCGCTAGAGAACTCGGGGGCGAAGGTGGGGGGCACGATGCAGCCGGCAACTACAAGGGACCTTGCTCCACGAGCGAAGCTCTTCGGGTAACCCTTACAGCTCTTGCGTCGAAGCTGGGCGTAAAGCCGAAAGCGCTGAAGTGA
- a CDS encoding prefoldin subunit beta — MASVSETLRAEVKRYQDLVERLRLIAINRQQLQAQLAEVDEALKELSTVDDSHPVYKIVGSIIVLKSKSSVVNELNNLKETIEIRIKTLEKQEDLLKKQLEELEKKLARKLGGEAQAGAG; from the coding sequence GTGGCAAGCGTTTCTGAGACGCTCCGTGCCGAGGTCAAACGTTACCAGGATCTAGTTGAGAGACTCAGGTTGATAGCAATTAACAGGCAGCAGCTACAGGCCCAGCTCGCTGAGGTTGATGAAGCTCTAAAAGAGCTGAGCACCGTTGATGACAGCCACCCCGTATACAAAATTGTTGGGTCGATAATCGTGCTTAAAAGTAAGAGTAGTGTTGTTAATGAATTAAACAATTTGAAAGAAACTATAGAAATACGTATTAAAACTCTAGAAAAGCAGGAAGATCTATTGAAGAAGCAATTAGAAGAATTGGAAAAGAAGCTGGCGAGGAAGCTTGGTGGAGAAGCGCAGGCTGGAGCAGGTTAA